The sequence below is a genomic window from Blastocatellia bacterium.
CGGACGGCGTGGGGACGCTGGCCGACATCCTCTCCCAGGATCTGCACCCGACCCCCGCTGGGAACGAGAGCCGTCGAAAGGATGCGGAAGAGCGTCGTCTTCCCTCCCCCGTTTGGCCCCAACAGCCCGAAGATCTCACCTTCACGGACGTCGAAGGTGACGTCGCACAGGGCCAGCCGGTCACCGTACTGATGCGTCACCCCTTCGATGGCGACTGGTAGTGTCATAGGGAAGGGCCTCCGCTCCTCCGTAAAACCCCCGATTACTGCAACCGCGTATCCACACTCCCTTTGCCATCGGTCATGATGGGGAAGACCTCTTCAAATCGGGTGCGGAAGGTGTTGATCTTGTTGATGTCAAGGTCAGTCGGAGGAAATCCCTCGGGCACCACGAGGATGAAGGCCAGTCGAAATCGCTTGGGAGCCACCCGGACGGCGGGATCGCGCGGGCCCTCGGCAGCGATGATGTCGCGCACGTGAATGTCACGTCGCGTGCCCACGAGAGTAAATCCCAGCTCCGGTTGATTGGCTTTCGTCCTCCCGTTGGTGTCAGAAGGATTGGTGATGAGGAAGAATTTCGCCTCCTCGATTTCCTCGGGTTCGCGCAACCCCATCAGGTACTGGTCAATGTGGCTGAATCTTTCGTTGGCACGGAGACAGATGAAGCGATTTCCCGCGAGTCCCCCCTGCCACTCACAGCCGTCTTCTTGAGACGCATCCGTGCTGAAGAAGAAACTCCAGGTCGCCCGTTCGGTCCCCGCCAGAAGGTCTTCGCTGGGAACGCCATTATCATCGAACCGGGCGTAGGCAATCCAAGCGTGAGCCACCATCTGCGCCAGAATGTCCATCGCCGATTTGCTCGGGTTCCGTCCGTTCGGTGGATTGGTGAATTTCAGGTCGGGATCGAGGGGATAGGAACGCAACAGATCCATATTGACGACAAGACGCAATCGCCCCGCACTGCCGAACGTCGCCGTGTCATCGAATTCGCTCAGGCCGATGCCTCGGATATCGTTCATCACGCGGGCGAAGACGGGGAACAAGAAGTTATTGGTGGGATCTATCCGCCCGCTGATCGTCAATCGCTCGAAGGTGCTGGCTCCGTAGACAATCAGCTCATCGAACACGTCAGGAAGGCCAAGGCGATAAAACCGTTGAGCGACTTCGCGGAAGAACAGGCCAGCGCGGAAGAGTTCCCCGATGGGGAGGTCACCCTGGCGCGCCGGCGGACGGAAGGGAGTCGGTTGCTGTGGATCACTCGAGACGTCGGACAGGTAGTGCACGCGCCAGAAGGTGGTTCGCCCTCCCGGCGAAATCCCCACCAATCCCTTCACCGATTCCACCCGGGAATAGCTGAGACGAATGCGCCCGGAGGCAAACAGCGTCGCCTGAAACGTGCTGCGGGGGACCTTTTGCGGGTCACCGATTTCCGGGACATTTTGCCAGGTGACGGTGAACCGATCCTCCGACGCCGTGAAGAAGACCAAACCAATGCGCGAGGGATCAAAATCGTTCCACAGGGGGCTGATGCGCGGCTGCTTGGTCACAAACTTAAACTCAGTCGGTGAGGGATCCGGATCGCCACTGTCAAACGTGAGGTTCCCGTTGGAGTTGATGAAAAGACTCTGACGCGGCGTGCCGAAGAACGGGAAGGTGAAAGGAAGAGGAAGTTCGACGGAGTCGTTATCGCTGAGGATGACGCGCTGTCCCTGCTCGGTGATGAATCCGGCGTCCAGGAGCACAGCATCGTAGCCGAGGAATCGTCCCTGACGATCCGTCACCGGTATGAATTCGACCGTCTTCGACTGGAGATTGAATTCGTTGAAGAGGTTTTTATCGGCCACCATGATGACGATGTCGCCGTAAAGTTGCGCCTCCGGTTGATATGTGGCCGCGGACGTCGCCAGCTCCAGCGCCTGAATGGATACTGGCGGCTCCTTCAGATAGTGATCCCAGGCCGGATCATCAACGATGCGAACGATGCCGCCATCATGCCCGAGCAGTAGAACGCGAGGCTGTGACGGACTGATCGTCAGAGAACGAAAAACGATCCCCTCCGTGAGTCCCATGACCTCGCGCCAGAAGCGCCCGCCATTGAATGTCTTGTAGAGGCGATTCTCCACCCTCGGACCTTCAACGGGCTCGCCGATGACCGTATAGAGGACATCGGGGTTTTCCGGGCTGATGGCCAGAAGCGGAGGATAGGTGGGATGATGAAGCCGACGCGGCAGTCCCGCGTTAATGGCCCGCCAGGTTTCTCCTCCATCGGTCGTCTTGTAGATTCCGTCCACTTCGGTGGCGGCATACACGACGCCAGCATCGCGAGGGTCAACCACCAGATTCACGACCGGGGTGACCTCAGCCGCGCCAATTGAAGGCGGCAATCCCCGATTGACCGCGCGCCACTCTCGGCCCCCGCTGTTGCTCCGCCACACACCGTGTCGCGCGGTTCCGAGATACACGATTCGGTCGTCACCGGGTGCCCGTTCGATGGCCAGGGGGATCAGCCCCTGGGGCAATGTCTGGACCGTCGTCCAGTGATGTCCTCCATCCTCGCTCACGAGCAGTCCCCGACGCGTTCCGGCGAAAAGTTTCCCGGCGATCTCTTCCGCGGCGAACGTTTCCTCGGCGAGAACCCGCTTCCAGCGCCTTCCCTGTTCGCCCAGAAGGAATAGCCCCGCCCGGCAGGCGACCAGGAGTGCTCCTTGTCGAGTCGTTCGGAGCTTGTGAATGCGGGAACCTGGCGAGAGAGTCGGTACCCGACTCCAGTTTCGACCATCATCGAAACTGACCGCGAGCGTCCGTCCCGTTGCGACGAGAATGCCGTCAGGTCGCCCTCCGCGCGCCGTGAGACCACATCCCAGGAGCGCCACAAGCAGCAGAGCTGCCGCGCGCGCGCGAAGCATCCGCGTGAAACGCGCCGAGGCGATGACGATGATTCTTCTCTCCTGCTGCCTGACGGGCGATCTCTCCCTGCCGGAACCCATCGGGAGAAATCTAATCAGGCTCACCGGTGGAGCGAGCCGGTCCAACAGTCTTCTCACGTTTTCAACGCCCTGATGGTTCATTCTCATCGGTCCTTCCTGCAACATTCCATTCTCGCCTACGGGTGGCAGCTTCTCACAACTCGAAAACTTCGTGGCGCGTGGTGAGGCGTGCCACCCGTCGTTCATTAACCTGATAACCAATGCCGGGAGTCATGGGTGCTTCGATGGTCCCATCGGGAGCCACCTCGACGGGAGGATCAATGATGTCCTGTTCCCAGTATCGCTTGCTGGCCGAGACATCGCCCGGCAAGCTAAACCCGTCCAGTGTCGAGAGCGCAATATTATGCGCTCGTCCGACGCCGGACTCCAGCATGCCTCCGCACCACAGGGGAATCTGCTCCTGGCGACAGAAGTCGTTGATGCGTTTTGCTTCGGCGTAGCCGCCGACGCGCCCGAGCTTGACGTTAATGATACGACAGGCTCCCAGAGCGACGGCACGCCGGGCATCGTCAGGGCTGCGAATGGATTCATCGAGACAAATCGGCGTGCGTAATTCCTTTTGCAAGGTGGCGTGATCAACCAGGTCATCGTGGGCGAGTGGCTGTTCAAGCATCATCAGATGAAAGTCATCGAACCGCCGGAGTAGCTCACGATCCGCCAGAGAGTAAGCGGAGTTGGCATCCGCCATCAACGGGATGGTGGGGAATTCTCGTCGCAGCGCGTG
It includes:
- the menC gene encoding o-succinylbenzoate synthase; the encoded protein is MKIRRVELREIRMTLLAPFETSFDRTQERRILLVRVFDEDGCDGWGECTAPEHPFYNHEFLDGAWLILRTYLIPRLLGQRISSPDEVFPLFRAVRGHRMAKAALEVACWDLQAKREGKPLWQVLGGTRRKIECGVSIGIQPSLSELVDKVRRELAAGYRRIKVKIKPGVDYDILHALRREFPTIPLMADANSAYSLADRELLRRFDDFHLMMLEQPLAHDDLVDHATLQKELRTPICLDESIRSPDDARRAVALGACRIINVKLGRVGGYAEAKRINDFCRQEQIPLWCGGMLESGVGRAHNIALSTLDGFSLPGDVSASKRYWEQDIIDPPVEVAPDGTIEAPMTPGIGYQVNERRVARLTTRHEVFEL